From Strix aluco isolate bStrAlu1 chromosome 37, bStrAlu1.hap1, whole genome shotgun sequence, a single genomic window includes:
- the LOC141917380 gene encoding class II histocompatibility antigen, B-L beta chain-like isoform X1, with translation MLPSLAPHWASLGLPVAHWAGAGPFPERAECGWLGGPSTCPASAVSAMETGRVLGAGAVLVALVVLGAHVAGGEEPSGVFLAMGEAECQYLNGTEQVRYVDRYIHNREQLLHFDSDVGLFVADTPLGEPQAQYFNSLPDLLDDERASVDTFCRYNYQVSTPFITERKVPPEVEIYPVQSSSLPQIDRLVCAVMDFYPAQIEVKWFQNGREETERVVSTDVIPNGDWTYQVLVMLETTPQRGDTYTCQVEHVSLQHPISQRWELQLDGARSKMLTGVGGFVLGLIFLALGLGLYVRKKGAPIPGLQGS, from the exons ATGCtgcccagcctcgctcctcactgGGCCTCACTGGGACTCCCAGTCGCTCACTGGGCAGGAGCGGGGCCATTCCCCGAGCGGGCAGAGTGCGGCTGGCTCGGGGGTCCCAGCACTTGCCCAGCCTCTGCTGTGTCAGCGATGGAGACTGGTCGTGTCCTGGGAGCTGGGGccgtgctggtggcactggtggtgctgggagcccACGTGGCTGGTGGCGAGGAGCCCTCGG GGGTTTTCCTGGCGATGGGTGAGGCTGAGTGTCAATACCTCAACGGCACCGAGCAGGTGAGGTATGTGGATAGGTACATCCACAACCGGGAGCAGTTACTGCACTTCGACAGTGATGTGGGGCTCTTTGTGGCCGACACCCccctgggtgagccccaagcccAGTACTTCAACAGCCTGCCAGACTTACTGGATGATGAACGGGCTTCGGTGGACACGTTCTGCCGGTACAACTACCAGGTTTCAACCCCCTTCATCACGGAGAGGAAAG TCCCGCCCGAGGTGGAAATCTACCCCGTGCAGTCGAGCTCCCTGCCCCAGATCGACAGGCTGGTTTGTGCCGTGATGGATTTCTACCCGGCGCAGATCGAGGTGAAGTGGTTCCAGAACGGGCGGGAGGAGACGGAGCGCGTGGTGTCCACGGACGTGATCCCCAACGGAGACTGGACCTACCAGGTGCTGGTGATGCTGGAAACCACCCCGCAGCGTGGGGACACCTACACGTGCCAGGTGGAGCACgtcagcctgcagcaccccatcAGCCAGCGCTGGG AGCTGCAGTTGGACGGCGCCCGCAGCAAGATGCTGACGGGGGTGGGGGGCTTCGTGCTGGGGCTCATCTTCCTGGCGCTGGGACTCGGCCTCTACGTGCGCAAGAAG GGCGCCCCGATCCCCGGGCTGCAG ggCTCCTGA
- the LOC141917380 gene encoding class II histocompatibility antigen, B-L beta chain-like isoform X5, protein MLPSLAPHWASLGLPVAHWAGAGPFPERAECSWLGGPRTCPASAVSAMETGRVLGAGAVLVALVVLGAHAAGGEEPSGVFIEMNEAECQYLNGTEQVRFVDRYIHNREQFVHFDSDVGLFVADNPLGEYPAKYWNSQPEKLDYRRTAVDWFCRKSYEVSTPFITERKVEPKVRVAPVQSSSLPQTDRLACYVTGFYPAQIEVKWFQNGREETERVVSTDVIPNGDWTYQVLVMLETTPQRGDTYTCQVEHVSLQHPVSQRWELQLDGARSKMLTGVGGFVLGLIFLALGLGLYVRKKVSGGTLGGGS, encoded by the exons ATGCtgcccagcctcgctcctcactgGGCCTCACTGGGACTCCCAGTCGCGCACTGGGCAGGAGCGGGGCCATTCCCCGAGCGGGCAGAGTGCAGCTGGCTCGGGGGTCCCCGCACTTGCCCAGCCTCTGCTGTGTCAGCGATGGAGACTGGTCGTGTCCTGGGAGCTGGGGccgtgctggtggcactggtggtgctgggagcccACGCGGCTGGTGGCGAGGAGCCCTCGG GGGTTTTCATCGAAATGAATGAGGCCGAGTGTCAGTACCTCAACGGCACCGAGCAGGTGAGGTTTGTGGACAGGTACATCCACAACCGGGAGCAGTTTGTGCACTTCGACAGTGACGTGGGGCTCTTTGTGGCCGACAACCCCCTGGGTGAGTACCCAGCCAAGTACTGGAACAGCCAGCCGGAGAAACTGGACTACAGACGGACTGCAGTGGACTGGTTCTGCCGGAAGAGCTACGAGGTTTCAACCCCCTTCATCACAGAGAGGAAAG TTGAGCCCAAGGTGAGGGTCGCCCCCGTGCAGTCGAGCTCCCTGCCCCAGACCGACAGGCTGGCTTGCTACGTGACGGGCTTTTACCCGGCGCAGATCGAGGTGAAGTGGTTCCAGAACGGGCGGGAGGAGACGGAGCGCGTGGTGTCCACGGACGTGATCCCCAACGGAGACTGGACCTACCAGGTGCTGGTGATGCTGGAAACCACCCCGCAGCGCGGGGACACCTACACGTGCCAGGTGGAGCACGTCAGCCTGCAGCACCCCGTCAGCCAGCGCTGGG agctgcagttGGACGGCGCCCGCAGCAAGATGCTGACGGGGGTGGGGGGCTTCGTGCTGGGGCTCATCTTCCTGGCGCTGGGGCTCGGCCTCTACGTGCGCAAGAAGGTGagtggggggacactggggggg ggCTCCTGA
- the LOC141917380 gene encoding class II histocompatibility antigen, B-L beta chain-like isoform X4: protein MLPSLAPHWASLGLPVAHWAGAGPFPERAECGWLGGPSTCPASAVSAMETGRVLGAGAVLVALVVLGAHVAGGEEPSGVFLAMGEAECQYLNGTEQVRYVDRYIHNREQLLHFDSDVGLFVADTPLGEPQAQYFNSLPDLLDDERASVDTFCRYNYQVSTPFITERKVPPEVEIYPVQSSSLPQIDRLVCAVMDFYPAQIEVKWFQNGREETERVVSTDVIPNGDWTYQVLVMLETTPQRGDTYTCQVEHVSLQHPISQRWELQLDGARSKMLTGVGGFVLGLIFLALGLGLYVRKKGTPFPGLQGS, encoded by the exons ATGCtgcccagcctcgctcctcactgGGCCTCACTGGGACTCCCAGTCGCTCACTGGGCAGGAGCGGGGCCATTCCCCGAGCGGGCAGAGTGCGGCTGGCTCGGGGGTCCCAGCACTTGCCCAGCCTCTGCTGTGTCAGCGATGGAGACTGGTCGTGTCCTGGGAGCTGGGGccgtgctggtggcactggtggtgctgggagcccACGTGGCTGGTGGCGAGGAGCCCTCGG GGGTTTTCCTGGCGATGGGTGAGGCTGAGTGTCAATACCTCAACGGCACCGAGCAGGTGAGGTATGTGGATAGGTACATCCACAACCGGGAGCAGTTACTGCACTTCGACAGTGATGTGGGGCTCTTTGTGGCCGACACCCccctgggtgagccccaagcccAGTACTTCAACAGCCTGCCAGACTTACTGGATGATGAACGGGCTTCGGTGGACACGTTCTGCCGGTACAACTACCAGGTTTCAACCCCCTTCATCACGGAGAGGAAAG TCCCGCCCGAGGTGGAAATCTACCCCGTGCAGTCGAGCTCCCTGCCCCAGATCGACAGGCTGGTTTGTGCCGTGATGGATTTCTACCCGGCGCAGATCGAGGTGAAGTGGTTCCAGAACGGGCGGGAGGAGACGGAGCGCGTGGTGTCCACGGACGTGATCCCCAACGGAGACTGGACCTACCAGGTGCTGGTGATGCTGGAAACCACCCCGCAGCGTGGGGACACCTACACGTGCCAGGTGGAGCACgtcagcctgcagcaccccatcAGCCAGCGCTGGG AGCTGCAGTTGGACGGCGCCCGCAGCAAGATGCTGACGGGGGTGGGGGGCTTCGTGCTGGGGCTCATCTTCCTGGCGCTGGGACTCGGCCTCTACGTGCGCAAGAAG GGCACCCCGttccctgggctgcag
- the LOC141917380 gene encoding class II histocompatibility antigen, B-L beta chain-like isoform X6, which produces MLPSLAPHWASLGLPVAHWAGAGPFPERAECSWLGGPRTCPASAVSAMETGRVLGAGAVLVALVVLGAHAAGGEEPSGVFIEMNEAECQYLNGTEQVRFVDRYIHNREQFVHFDSDVGLFVADNPLGEYPAKYWNSQPEKLDYRRTAVDWFCRKSYEVSTPFITERKVEPKVRVAPVQSSSLPQTDRLACYVTGFYPAQIEVKWFQNGREETERVVSTDVIPNGDWTYQVLVMLETTPQRGDTYTCQVEHVSLQHPVSQRWELQLDGARSKMLTGVGGFVLGLIFLALGLGLYVRKKGTPFPGLQGS; this is translated from the exons ATGCtgcccagcctcgctcctcactgGGCCTCACTGGGACTCCCAGTCGCGCACTGGGCAGGAGCGGGGCCATTCCCCGAGCGGGCAGAGTGCAGCTGGCTCGGGGGTCCCCGCACTTGCCCAGCCTCTGCTGTGTCAGCGATGGAGACTGGTCGTGTCCTGGGAGCTGGGGccgtgctggtggcactggtggtgctgggagcccACGCGGCTGGTGGCGAGGAGCCCTCGG GGGTTTTCATCGAAATGAATGAGGCCGAGTGTCAGTACCTCAACGGCACCGAGCAGGTGAGGTTTGTGGACAGGTACATCCACAACCGGGAGCAGTTTGTGCACTTCGACAGTGACGTGGGGCTCTTTGTGGCCGACAACCCCCTGGGTGAGTACCCAGCCAAGTACTGGAACAGCCAGCCGGAGAAACTGGACTACAGACGGACTGCAGTGGACTGGTTCTGCCGGAAGAGCTACGAGGTTTCAACCCCCTTCATCACAGAGAGGAAAG TTGAGCCCAAGGTGAGGGTCGCCCCCGTGCAGTCGAGCTCCCTGCCCCAGACCGACAGGCTGGCTTGCTACGTGACGGGCTTTTACCCGGCGCAGATCGAGGTGAAGTGGTTCCAGAACGGGCGGGAGGAGACGGAGCGCGTGGTGTCCACGGACGTGATCCCCAACGGAGACTGGACCTACCAGGTGCTGGTGATGCTGGAAACCACCCCGCAGCGCGGGGACACCTACACGTGCCAGGTGGAGCACGTCAGCCTGCAGCACCCCGTCAGCCAGCGCTGGG agctgcagttGGACGGCGCCCGCAGCAAGATGCTGACGGGGGTGGGGGGCTTCGTGCTGGGGCTCATCTTCCTGGCGCTGGGGCTCGGCCTCTACGTGCGCAAGAAG GGCACCCCGttccctgggctgcag
- the LOC141917380 gene encoding class II histocompatibility antigen, B-L beta chain-like isoform X2 — protein sequence MLPSLAPHWASLGLPVAHWAGAGPFPERAECSWLGGPRTCPASAVSAMETGRVLGAGAVLVALVVLGAHAAGGEEPSGVFIEMNEAECQYLNGTEQVRFVDRYIHNREQFVHFDSDVGLFVADNPLGEYPAKYWNSQPEKLDYRRTAVDWFCRKSYEVSTPFITERKVEPKVRVAPVQSSSLPQTDRLACYVTGFYPAQIEVKWFQNGREETERVVSTDVIPNGDWTYQVLVMLETTPQRGDTYTCQVEHVSLQHPVSQRWELQLDGARSKMLTGVGGFVLGLIFLALGLGLYVRKKGTPFPGLQGS from the exons ATGCtgcccagcctcgctcctcactgGGCCTCACTGGGACTCCCAGTCGCGCACTGGGCAGGAGCGGGGCCATTCCCCGAGCGGGCAGAGTGCAGCTGGCTCGGGGGTCCCCGCACTTGCCCAGCCTCTGCTGTGTCAGCGATGGAGACTGGTCGTGTCCTGGGAGCTGGGGccgtgctggtggcactggtggtgctgggagcccACGCGGCTGGTGGCGAGGAGCCCTCGG GGGTTTTCATCGAAATGAATGAGGCCGAGTGTCAGTACCTCAACGGCACCGAGCAGGTGAGGTTTGTGGACAGGTACATCCACAACCGGGAGCAGTTTGTGCACTTCGACAGTGACGTGGGGCTCTTTGTGGCCGACAACCCCCTGGGTGAGTACCCAGCCAAGTACTGGAACAGCCAGCCGGAGAAACTGGACTACAGACGGACTGCAGTGGACTGGTTCTGCCGGAAGAGCTACGAGGTTTCAACCCCCTTCATCACAGAGAGGAAAG TTGAGCCCAAGGTGAGGGTCGCCCCCGTGCAGTCGAGCTCCCTGCCCCAGACCGACAGGCTGGCTTGCTACGTGACGGGCTTTTACCCGGCGCAGATCGAGGTGAAGTGGTTCCAGAACGGGCGGGAGGAGACGGAGCGCGTGGTGTCCACGGACGTGATCCCCAACGGAGACTGGACCTACCAGGTGCTGGTGATGCTGGAAACCACCCCGCAGCGCGGGGACACCTACACGTGCCAGGTGGAGCACGTCAGCCTGCAGCACCCCGTCAGCCAGCGCTGGG agctgcagttGGACGGCGCCCGCAGCAAGATGCTGACGGGGGTGGGGGGCTTCGTGCTGGGGCTCATCTTCCTGGCGCTGGGGCTCGGCCTCTACGTGCGCAAGAAG GGCACCCCGttccctgggctgcag ggCTCCTGA
- the LOC141917303 gene encoding uncharacterized protein LOC141917303: MAESHPEPAGTGLRGLVPPSHFVLRPPGPSTRPLEAELEAEKRRGQALEVELDAEKRRGQALEAELGVEKGRGQALEAELEAERRRGQALEAELEAERRRGQALEVELEAEKRRGQALEAELEAERRRGQALEAELEAGKRRGQAQGTEPDGGQPLEECQAQVLLQARLSALGHILTLQEHELGRELPPPGVPVAMAPPRLQALLGRWREKVFTLLVQLRVQEEVQRVLRAQVGTLGAAVTAGTRRVKRLELSLREGAATAELQRRDREVRGDTGDGGDTRGMWRGRTGTCWGNGDPLGTYGDMMGKWGPAGDVEGHSGEMGMWRDRVGTYGVTLGKRGPPGDMRGQAPGGGHGATDQSRGGDVGDLSPVPTPGPARRRPYDVGCHPPRSVSPHIPLRTQRPVLATWDWGRECPPLPSCTQTSRDSGFWDTLLGRAGVAEGHRGGALGTPGLQSSDSQAGSQGGTEGVTGGPRG; encoded by the exons ATGGCCGAGAGTCACCCGGAGCCAGCGGGCACTG GTCTGCGGGGCCTCGTCCCCCCGTCACACTTCGTGCtgcgcccccccggccccagcaccAG GCCCCTGGAGGCGGAGCTTGAGGCTGAGAAGAGGCGGGGCCAAGCCTTGGAGGTGGAGCTTGATGCTGAAAAGAGGCGGGGCCAAGCCCTGGAGGCAGAGCTTGGGGTTGAGAAGGGGCGTGGCCAAGCCCTGGAGGCAGAGCTTGAGGCTGAGAGGAGGCGGGGCCAAGCCCTGGAGGCGGAGCTTGAGGCTGAGAGGAGGCGGGGCCAAGCCCTGGAGGTGGAGCTTGAGGCTGAGAAGAGGCGGGGCCAAGCCTTGGAGGCGGAGCTTGAGGCTGAGAGGAGGCGGGGCCAAGCCTTGGAGGCGGAGCTTGAGGCTGGGAAGAGGCGTGGTCAAGCCCAGGGGACGGAGCCTGATGGGGGGCAACCCCTGGAGGAG TGCCAGGCCCAGGTGCTGCTCCAGGCTCGGCTCAGCGCCCTCGGCCACATCCTGACCCTGCAGGAGCACGAGCTGGGCCGTGAG ctgccccctcctGGAGTGCCTGTGGCGATGGCCCCCCCCCGGCTGCAGGCGCTTCTGGGGCGCTGGCGGGAGAAGGTCTTCACCCTCCTGGTGCAGCTGCgggtgcaggaggaggtgcagcGGGTGCTGCGGGCGCAG GTGGGGACACTGGGGGCGGCGGTGACAGCGGGGACGCGGCGGGTGAAGCGGCTGGAGCTGAGCCTGCGCGAGGGGGCGGCCACCGCCGAGCTGCAGCGGCGGGACAGAGAGGTCAGAGGGGACACGGGGGACGGCGGGGACACGCGTGGGATGTGGAGGGGGCGTACGGGGACATGCTGGGGAAACGGGGACCCCCTGGGGACATATGGGGACATGATGGGGAAATGGGGACCCGCAGGGGATGTGGAGGGACACTCTGGGGAAATGGGGATGTGGAGGGACAGGGTGGGGACAtatggggtcaccctggggaaaCGGGGACCCCCTGGGGACATG CGGGGTCAGGCACCGGGAGGGGGACACGGAGCCACCGACCAGAGCAGGGGAGGGGACGTGGGAGACCTCAGCCCCGTCCCCACCCCTGGGCCAGCGCGCAGACGGCCGTACGATGTCGGGTGTCACCCCCCCCGCAGTGTGTCCCCCCACATCCCGCTGAGGACCCAGAGACCCGTCCTGGCCACCTGGGACTGGGGAAGGGAGTGCCCCCCCCTGCCCTCCTGTACCCAGACGAGCAGGGACAGCGGGTTCTGGGACACTTTATTAGGCAGAGCCGGAGTGGCCGAGGGCCACCgtgggggggccctggggaccCCGGGGCTGCAGAGCAGCGACAGCCAAGCTGGGAGCCAGGGAGGGACGGAGGGGGTAACGGGGGGACCCCGGGGAtga
- the LOC141917380 gene encoding class II histocompatibility antigen, B-L beta chain-like isoform X3: MLPSLAPHWASLGLPVAHWAGAGPFPERAECGWLGGPSTCPASAVSAMETGRVLGAGAVLVALVVLGAHVAGGEEPSGVFLAMGEAECQYLNGTEQVRYVDRYIHNREQLLHFDSDVGLFVADTPLGEPQAQYFNSLPDLLDDERASVDTFCRYNYQVSTPFITERKVPPEVEIYPVQSSSLPQIDRLVCAVMDFYPAQIEVKWFQNGREETERVVSTDVIPNGDWTYQVLVMLETTPQRGDTYTCQVEHVSLQHPISQRWELQLDGARSKMLTGVGGFVLGLIFLALGLGLYVRKKGTPFPGLQGS, from the exons ATGCtgcccagcctcgctcctcactgGGCCTCACTGGGACTCCCAGTCGCTCACTGGGCAGGAGCGGGGCCATTCCCCGAGCGGGCAGAGTGCGGCTGGCTCGGGGGTCCCAGCACTTGCCCAGCCTCTGCTGTGTCAGCGATGGAGACTGGTCGTGTCCTGGGAGCTGGGGccgtgctggtggcactggtggtgctgggagcccACGTGGCTGGTGGCGAGGAGCCCTCGG GGGTTTTCCTGGCGATGGGTGAGGCTGAGTGTCAATACCTCAACGGCACCGAGCAGGTGAGGTATGTGGATAGGTACATCCACAACCGGGAGCAGTTACTGCACTTCGACAGTGATGTGGGGCTCTTTGTGGCCGACACCCccctgggtgagccccaagcccAGTACTTCAACAGCCTGCCAGACTTACTGGATGATGAACGGGCTTCGGTGGACACGTTCTGCCGGTACAACTACCAGGTTTCAACCCCCTTCATCACGGAGAGGAAAG TCCCGCCCGAGGTGGAAATCTACCCCGTGCAGTCGAGCTCCCTGCCCCAGATCGACAGGCTGGTTTGTGCCGTGATGGATTTCTACCCGGCGCAGATCGAGGTGAAGTGGTTCCAGAACGGGCGGGAGGAGACGGAGCGCGTGGTGTCCACGGACGTGATCCCCAACGGAGACTGGACCTACCAGGTGCTGGTGATGCTGGAAACCACCCCGCAGCGTGGGGACACCTACACGTGCCAGGTGGAGCACgtcagcctgcagcaccccatcAGCCAGCGCTGGG AGCTGCAGTTGGACGGCGCCCGCAGCAAGATGCTGACGGGGGTGGGGGGCTTCGTGCTGGGGCTCATCTTCCTGGCGCTGGGACTCGGCCTCTACGTGCGCAAGAAG GGCACCCCGttccctgggctgcag ggCTCCTGA